Proteins from a genomic interval of Treponema brennaborense DSM 12168:
- a CDS encoding UPF0164 family protein, which produces MKKRLRPLHHMFLFVLLHVCGSVLPALEYTNIQAALADAFGSLVDPNEGLTGFRSLNVPSGGRAESLGTAFTGIADDIGFFEYNPAASSVLENTEVAVFHNAWIADSALETISWTTRKNNFGGGASLRCFYLPFTEYNIFGERVAGGYYSETALTLNMSYNFLAGYYFKGLSLGYNLKTAFRSMPDYADNDTNEIIAGSGLAQSAVAVMADAGLLLRFNAAKRYASREPNLKIGLTVSNLGAAFTGFGSDGGVTLDDPLPTRIALGVSYRIIRPVLVSLEFRQPVNLQNVSESGSWSAAAGTEIRITDFFAFQAGFLLQGGNPRFSIGSEFAVSSCILNVNYTLDLTSSLNPLNRISLSAKMKLGDGGRAEKQARIDEFYNEGLRSYAQGELEEAIAAWRECLALDPRFDPAKNAISAAQESLRLILRIREIQTLD; this is translated from the coding sequence ATGAAAAAACGATTACGTCCGTTACATCATATGTTCCTCTTCGTACTGCTGCACGTATGCGGTTCCGTGCTTCCCGCGCTCGAGTACACCAATATTCAGGCGGCGCTGGCAGACGCGTTCGGGTCGCTCGTCGATCCGAACGAAGGTCTTACCGGCTTCCGGTCGCTGAACGTTCCTTCCGGCGGCCGCGCAGAATCGCTGGGAACGGCGTTCACCGGCATAGCCGACGATATCGGCTTTTTTGAATACAATCCCGCCGCCAGCTCCGTACTGGAAAACACCGAAGTCGCCGTTTTTCACAACGCTTGGATCGCCGATTCGGCGCTCGAAACGATTTCCTGGACGACGCGGAAAAACAATTTCGGCGGCGGCGCGTCGCTGCGCTGCTTTTATCTGCCGTTCACCGAATACAATATCTTCGGCGAACGCGTGGCAGGCGGCTATTACAGCGAGACGGCGCTCACGCTGAACATGTCGTATAATTTTCTCGCCGGTTACTATTTCAAAGGGCTTTCTCTGGGATATAATCTGAAAACCGCTTTCAGGAGTATGCCCGATTACGCCGATAACGACACGAACGAAATCATCGCCGGATCGGGGCTTGCCCAATCGGCGGTTGCGGTTATGGCGGACGCGGGATTGCTGCTCAGATTCAACGCCGCCAAACGGTACGCGTCGCGGGAACCGAACCTTAAAATCGGCCTGACGGTCTCGAACCTCGGAGCGGCGTTCACCGGCTTCGGGTCTGACGGCGGCGTAACGCTCGACGACCCGCTTCCGACGCGGATCGCGCTCGGCGTTTCCTATCGGATAATACGGCCGGTGCTCGTTTCGCTCGAATTCAGGCAGCCGGTCAATCTCCAAAACGTTTCCGAATCGGGCAGTTGGTCGGCCGCCGCCGGAACCGAAATACGGATAACGGATTTCTTTGCGTTCCAGGCGGGTTTTCTGCTGCAAGGCGGAAATCCCCGGTTCAGTATCGGAAGCGAATTCGCCGTAAGCTCCTGCATTCTCAATGTAAATTACACGCTCGACCTGACTTCTTCGCTGAATCCGCTGAACAGGATCAGTCTTTCGGCAAAAATGAAATTGGGAGACGGCGGGAGAGCCGAAAAACAGGCGCGCATAGACGAATTTTACAACGAAGGGCTGCGTTCTTACGCGCAGGGCGAACTTGAAGAAGCAATCGCGGCGTGGCGGGAATGTCTCGCGCTCGACCCGCGCTTCGATCCGGCAAAAAACGCGATTTCCGCCGCACAGGAGTCGCTGCGGCTCATTTTGCGAATCAGGGAAATTCAGACGCTCGACTAG
- the mtaB gene encoding tRNA (N(6)-L-threonylcarbamoyladenosine(37)-C(2))-methylthiotransferase MtaB: protein MRFTEVPPAVHFETLGCKLNQIESESAARYFSDAGFTVDMEPATAADAPGAAVLCVVNTCTVTGKAEQKARRVIRLLLRKYENAAVLVTGCYAELDAPQLAAIDGRVCVLPGSLKDTLADIPARFRSFIAADVTASECAAFLRRAVAAEKSAGGAVYTPTFRLATDTFFTHSRASIKIQDGCNNACTYCRIHLARGKAVSLDAASVLERVRSIEARNQHEVVLTGVNLSQYRGSFGSFFLDIAGLLRFLLDNTERIRFRLSSLYPERVDDALCEVIAHERIMPHFHLSVQSGSDRILTLMRRPYTSADVAAAVERLRAVKRNPFIACDIIAGFPGESDDDFGQTMELCRSCRFAWIHAFPFSPRPGTPAYAMKPVVPQSTAAHRVRRLTEFAIASKCAYISSYKGTVVSAITEQNRKDRKAAFETTAADDAGGARTVRSPVTHAVTSNFIHVELPGSFAPGSRIAVRITDALPEHIRNGDECEASAEPVYDEKSVTDL, encoded by the coding sequence AGATAGAATCGGAATCCGCCGCACGGTATTTTTCCGACGCGGGTTTTACCGTGGATATGGAACCGGCGACCGCCGCCGACGCGCCGGGGGCCGCCGTACTGTGCGTGGTGAACACCTGCACCGTGACGGGCAAGGCTGAACAGAAAGCGCGGCGCGTCATCAGATTGTTGCTCAGGAAATACGAAAACGCCGCGGTGCTCGTTACCGGCTGCTACGCGGAACTCGACGCGCCGCAGCTTGCCGCGATCGACGGGCGCGTGTGCGTGCTGCCGGGATCGCTGAAAGACACGCTTGCGGATATTCCCGCCCGATTCCGTTCTTTTATAGCTGCCGACGTAACGGCTTCTGAATGCGCTGCATTTCTGCGGCGGGCGGTGGCTGCGGAAAAATCGGCCGGCGGCGCGGTGTATACGCCGACGTTCAGGCTCGCTACCGACACTTTTTTTACGCACTCGCGCGCGTCTATAAAAATTCAGGACGGCTGCAACAACGCCTGTACGTATTGCCGTATCCATCTTGCGCGCGGAAAAGCGGTTTCACTTGACGCCGCGTCGGTTTTGGAACGGGTTCGTTCGATAGAAGCGCGGAATCAGCACGAAGTGGTGCTCACCGGCGTCAACTTGTCGCAGTACCGCGGTTCGTTCGGCTCGTTTTTTTTGGATATAGCCGGACTGCTGCGCTTTTTGCTCGACAACACGGAACGTATCCGCTTCCGGCTTTCCAGTTTGTATCCCGAACGGGTCGACGACGCGCTGTGCGAAGTGATTGCACACGAACGGATTATGCCGCATTTCCATTTGTCCGTGCAGTCCGGCAGCGACCGTATTCTGACTTTGATGCGCCGTCCGTATACGTCGGCTGACGTTGCCGCCGCAGTCGAGCGGCTTCGCGCCGTAAAGCGGAATCCGTTTATAGCCTGCGATATCATCGCGGGATTTCCGGGAGAAAGCGACGACGATTTCGGGCAGACGATGGAATTGTGCCGTTCGTGCCGGTTTGCGTGGATTCACGCGTTTCCGTTTTCTCCGCGGCCGGGAACTCCGGCGTACGCGATGAAACCCGTCGTACCTCAATCGACTGCCGCGCACCGCGTGCGGCGACTGACCGAATTTGCAATCGCTTCAAAATGTGCGTATATTTCATCTTATAAAGGGACGGTCGTTTCCGCAATAACGGAGCAGAACCGCAAGGATCGGAAAGCCGCTTTTGAAACGACTGCGGCCGATGATGCGGGGGGTGCCCGTACCGTTCGGTCTCCCGTTACTCACGCGGTTACTTCCAATTTTATTCACGTGGAACTTCCCGGCAGTTTTGCGCCCGGTTCGCGTATCGCCGTGCGGATTACGGACGCGCTGCCGGAGCATATACGGAACGGAGACGAATGTGAAGCGTCGGCGGAGCCTGTGTATGACGAAAAAAGCGTTACCGATTTATAG
- a CDS encoding SpoIIE family protein phosphatase yields the protein MNARTGRPYIFRFLCVLQLCLSAASFAAATDFYWENPLPITESDTRFPQTVSSPAICAVFYQEIVAEDSQRGSIYLSAQTTRDGSSWNTVSRFAGPFAYAGEIPDIYSAAVSRTGTIAVAASADSDAIRVYLSRDYGATFVQTAVPRYPYPLVAPRLYALSDGGFILFASLGENESFSLLYAYSADGENWSEFSRFPPAAELTNAFVPMIASVPAGDIAVFQVSYNSGSRLSYQLYSALSADGGRTWGAPVLITGDASIPAAARSSAFTSYHNQRPYVFAYEGDVYLAWERTYYASEESHIFVCRLDSAGTCVAGSAEELTTGGTANRPILFDYGGALSLLWFDSRRGTETVYLAQKNGFLWEESALSPSGTAASFANFVIPADGQSIHVFWQQSGGKSERPVIVRLSPDRTVAPAKFIARSFSEGQRSASEKVSARVVLPADSSGIAGYSWIWTQSPYEQPPRQFMRLSDQLELAATADVDGDWFFKARVLDYAGNWSEPSSLRYVRDTTPPEPPVVTPLAADENGFALSNTFTMNWQPAAEDYIAGYAWSLEYLAPLSASAETLPAPSKPPLQLMGKDPRTSYSNRSNGWYAFSVAAIDTAGNVGLPSSTVFALNKYIPYTTITAANSKTDEFGTITLTILGRGYTYDGTVSDIYIDRDGSAPYDAVLSAAAGDFTVYSDSRIGGITLPDLDAGTYRIGLMHTDRGLYFSAPLVTVTQTGTVKFGNYTYDFIPPWQPAGPAARYSVQIGSILIWAVFALALIGFFAAVRGIVRSAQDAFVIRREIQALLTGDSMPLEKKHAAARLKQKGISLKVKLVFFTIFLVLMIILLISVPLGVMMIRNQEQTLAAGLEERASVLLESLSSGVRAYLPQSNILELSFLPSQSQAMAEARYATITGFPANAANTNLDYVWATNDPEILSKLDTQSLSFGSSRLTGDVITEISLLCSRLNEQAQREVGEMAAGIAELNAEGISLAAKTDRTSVERRQEISTITTQLGERLTQTLNDFSKKGSGSWPQYDSARIDRANTEYVFYKPVLYRQGTDQNYVRGIVLLSISTESLVESVRNAQNSIMYTVILISLIAIAIGAVGSLILASVIIRPIRRLVAHVSMIRDTDDKESLNGKDIVIKSKDEIGLLGETVNDMTHGLVKAAAAAKDLTVGKEVQKMFIPLETDSAGKKLTTGAMEDAGAQFFGYYEGAKGVSGDYFDYKKLDDRRYAIIKCDVSGKGVPAALIMVEVATLFLNYFEDWTFKTHGTNLTPIVSQINDLIESRGFKGRFAAFTLCLFDSVSGDVHFCNAGDNLIHIYDGTERLKKTVTLPESAAAGVFPTFMVDMKGGFRVSSMKLKSGDVLFLYTDGIEEAKRLFRTPDFKPCVCAEAGLEPNEPHENHLVGQDGEELSPERVNAIIEAVFSRSTFNLVKYHNPVPGEILQFDFTTCEGTAEDAIMALVSIEKVFRMYKTPNVTEFDRVPVDRKIDAFLNEHFVQYGQYCLNKADFPGAPEYLYYTYMKEDEQYDDLTLVAVKKK from the coding sequence ATGAATGCCCGAACCGGACGCCCGTACATTTTCCGTTTTCTCTGCGTGCTGCAGCTCTGTCTGTCGGCGGCGTCTTTTGCCGCTGCGACTGATTTTTATTGGGAAAATCCGCTTCCGATAACGGAATCCGATACCCGTTTTCCGCAGACCGTTTCGTCGCCTGCAATCTGCGCCGTGTTCTATCAGGAAATCGTTGCCGAAGATTCGCAGCGGGGGAGTATATATCTTTCCGCACAGACGACGCGGGACGGCAGTTCCTGGAATACGGTGTCCCGATTTGCAGGTCCATTCGCGTACGCGGGGGAAATACCGGATATATATTCCGCGGCGGTCAGCCGGACGGGAACGATCGCGGTTGCAGCGTCCGCCGATTCGGACGCGATACGGGTATATCTTTCGCGCGATTACGGGGCCACGTTCGTTCAGACGGCCGTTCCGCGCTATCCGTATCCGCTCGTGGCTCCCCGGCTGTACGCGCTTTCGGACGGCGGATTCATATTATTCGCGTCGCTGGGTGAAAACGAGTCGTTTTCACTGTTGTACGCGTATTCCGCCGACGGTGAGAATTGGAGCGAATTTTCCCGTTTCCCGCCGGCTGCGGAGCTTACGAATGCGTTCGTGCCGATGATCGCCTCCGTGCCTGCCGGAGATATCGCCGTTTTTCAGGTTTCATACAACAGCGGAAGCCGCCTTTCGTATCAGCTGTATTCGGCGCTTTCCGCCGACGGCGGGCGTACTTGGGGAGCGCCGGTTCTGATTACCGGCGATGCGTCGATACCGGCTGCGGCGCGGAGTTCGGCGTTCACTTCGTATCACAATCAGCGGCCCTACGTGTTCGCATATGAAGGCGACGTGTATCTTGCCTGGGAACGGACGTATTACGCTTCCGAAGAATCGCATATATTCGTGTGCCGTCTCGATTCCGCCGGTACCTGCGTCGCCGGATCGGCGGAGGAACTGACGACGGGCGGGACTGCGAACCGTCCGATCCTGTTCGATTACGGCGGAGCGCTTTCGCTTTTATGGTTCGATTCCCGCCGCGGTACGGAAACGGTGTATCTTGCCCAAAAAAACGGGTTTTTGTGGGAAGAAAGCGCGCTGTCTCCGTCCGGCACCGCCGCTTCGTTCGCCAATTTCGTTATTCCGGCAGACGGTCAAAGCATTCACGTATTCTGGCAGCAATCCGGCGGAAAGAGCGAACGGCCGGTAATAGTGCGTCTTTCGCCCGACAGAACAGTCGCTCCGGCCAAATTCATCGCGCGCTCTTTTTCCGAAGGGCAGCGGTCCGCTTCCGAAAAAGTTTCCGCCCGGGTCGTGCTGCCCGCCGATTCGTCCGGGATCGCCGGTTATTCCTGGATATGGACGCAGAGTCCGTACGAGCAGCCGCCCCGGCAATTTATGCGGCTGTCCGATCAGCTTGAACTTGCCGCTACCGCGGACGTTGACGGCGACTGGTTTTTCAAAGCGCGCGTGCTCGATTACGCCGGCAACTGGTCCGAACCGTCAAGCCTCCGGTACGTCCGGGATACGACTCCGCCCGAGCCGCCGGTCGTTACGCCGCTTGCCGCCGACGAAAACGGCTTCGCGCTGTCCAACACGTTTACGATGAACTGGCAGCCGGCCGCGGAAGATTATATTGCCGGATACGCCTGGTCGCTCGAATATCTTGCTCCGCTGTCGGCCTCGGCAGAGACCCTGCCGGCTCCGTCGAAACCGCCGCTGCAGCTGATGGGCAAAGACCCGCGGACTTCGTATTCCAACCGTTCAAACGGATGGTACGCGTTTTCCGTCGCGGCGATCGATACGGCCGGCAACGTCGGCCTTCCTTCATCGACCGTATTCGCGCTCAACAAATATATTCCGTATACGACGATTACCGCGGCTAACAGCAAAACCGACGAATTCGGTACGATAACTCTTACGATACTCGGCCGCGGCTATACGTACGACGGAACCGTTTCGGATATATATATTGACCGCGACGGTTCTGCTCCGTACGACGCCGTCCTTTCCGCGGCGGCCGGAGATTTTACGGTCTATTCGGACAGCCGCATCGGCGGTATCACGCTTCCGGATCTTGACGCCGGAACCTACCGGATCGGACTGATGCATACGGACCGCGGTTTGTATTTTTCGGCACCGCTGGTTACCGTTACGCAGACCGGAACCGTTAAGTTCGGAAACTATACGTATGATTTCATTCCGCCGTGGCAGCCGGCCGGTCCTGCTGCCCGATATTCCGTCCAAATCGGCTCGATTCTGATTTGGGCCGTATTCGCGCTCGCCCTGATCGGCTTTTTTGCCGCCGTCCGCGGTATCGTTCGATCAGCACAGGATGCGTTCGTCATCCGCCGCGAAATTCAGGCGCTTTTAACAGGAGATAGTATGCCGCTGGAGAAAAAACACGCCGCCGCGCGTCTTAAACAGAAAGGGATCAGTCTTAAAGTAAAACTGGTATTTTTCACCATATTTCTCGTACTGATGATCATCCTGCTCATATCCGTTCCGCTGGGAGTGATGATGATCCGGAATCAGGAGCAGACGCTCGCTGCCGGACTTGAGGAGCGGGCCTCCGTGCTGCTTGAAAGTCTTTCTTCCGGAGTCCGGGCGTATCTGCCTCAGTCGAATATTTTGGAATTGAGTTTCCTGCCGAGTCAGTCTCAGGCGATGGCTGAAGCACGGTACGCGACCATTACCGGTTTTCCGGCGAACGCCGCTAACACGAATCTCGATTACGTGTGGGCGACCAACGATCCGGAGATTCTTTCAAAACTGGATACGCAGTCGCTTTCGTTCGGCTCGTCCCGGCTGACGGGCGACGTCATAACGGAAATCTCGCTCTTGTGCAGCCGGCTCAACGAGCAGGCACAGCGCGAGGTGGGTGAAATGGCAGCCGGAATTGCGGAATTGAACGCGGAAGGTATCTCGCTCGCGGCAAAAACCGACCGGACGTCGGTCGAGCGCCGGCAGGAAATCAGTACCATAACGACGCAGCTGGGTGAACGGCTCACGCAGACGCTGAACGATTTTTCCAAGAAAGGCAGCGGATCGTGGCCGCAGTACGACAGTGCGCGGATCGATCGAGCGAACACCGAATATGTGTTTTATAAACCGGTATTGTACCGGCAGGGAACCGATCAAAACTATGTGCGCGGTATTGTCCTGCTTTCGATTTCAACCGAATCGCTCGTCGAGTCCGTCCGAAACGCTCAAAATTCAATCATGTACACCGTAATCCTGATTTCTCTGATTGCGATTGCGATCGGTGCGGTCGGTTCGCTTATTTTGGCCTCCGTCATCATCAGACCGATCCGGCGGCTGGTTGCCCACGTTTCGATGATCCGCGATACGGACGATAAGGAATCGCTTAACGGCAAAGATATCGTTATCAAATCCAAAGACGAAATCGGTTTGCTCGGAGAAACGGTTAACGATATGACGCACGGATTGGTCAAAGCCGCCGCTGCGGCAAAAGATTTGACGGTCGGAAAAGAAGTGCAAAAGATGTTCATTCCGCTTGAAACGGATTCCGCCGGAAAAAAATTGACTACCGGAGCAATGGAAGACGCCGGTGCGCAGTTTTTCGGTTATTACGAAGGTGCGAAAGGCGTTTCCGGCGATTATTTCGATTATAAAAAATTGGACGACCGCCGTTATGCGATCATCAAGTGCGACGTGTCCGGGAAAGGCGTTCCCGCCGCGCTTATCATGGTTGAAGTGGCGACGCTGTTTCTCAACTATTTTGAAGACTGGACGTTTAAAACGCACGGAACCAATTTGACGCCGATCGTATCCCAGATAAACGATCTCATCGAATCGCGCGGATTTAAAGGGCGTTTCGCGGCGTTTACGCTGTGTCTGTTCGATTCCGTTTCCGGCGACGTGCATTTCTGCAACGCCGGCGACAATCTGATTCATATTTACGACGGCACTGAACGCCTAAAGAAAACCGTCACGCTGCCGGAATCCGCCGCTGCGGGGGTGTTCCCGACTTTTATGGTTGATATGAAAGGCGGTTTCCGCGTGTCGAGCATGAAACTGAAAAGCGGCGACGTGCTCTTTCTCTACACCGACGGTATAGAGGAGGCCAAGCGGCTGTTCCGTACGCCCGATTTCAAACCGTGTGTGTGTGCCGAAGCCGGGCTGGAACCGAACGAGCCGCATGAAAATCACCTCGTGGGGCAGGACGGCGAAGAACTGTCGCCGGAGCGGGTAAACGCGATAATAGAGGCGGTGTTTTCCCGTTCGACTTTCAATCTGGTAAAATATCACAATCCCGTGCCCGGTGAAATCCTGCAATTCGATTTTACTACCTGTGAGGGAACGGCCGAGGATGCGATCATGGCGCTCGTATCGATTGAAAAAGTTTTCCGCATGTATAAGACGCCGAACGTTACGGAATTCGATCGAGTGCCGGTTGATCGCAAAATCGACGCGTTCCTTAACGAACATTTTGTACAATACGGACAGTATTGTCTTAATAAAGCCGATTTTCCCGGTGCTCCCGAGTATTTGTATTACACATACATGAAAGAAGACGAGCAATACGACGATTTGACGCTCGTTGCGGTGAAAAAGAAATAA